A single window of Methylomarinum sp. Ch1-1 DNA harbors:
- a CDS encoding DUF6691 family protein encodes MKKLIIALLCGIIFGLGLSLSQMVNPNKVLAFLDLAGNWDPSLAFVMIGALAVAMPAFRYIQNRRQPLLENAFHVSHKTAVDKSLLTGAALFGIGWGMTGYCPGPAVASLGFGSLEALVMVVAIYAGFFTERYFAKQ; translated from the coding sequence ATGAAAAAGCTCATTATCGCCCTATTATGCGGCATTATTTTCGGCTTGGGCTTGTCGCTATCGCAGATGGTCAATCCCAACAAAGTCCTCGCCTTTCTGGACCTAGCCGGCAACTGGGACCCCAGCCTGGCGTTTGTCATGATCGGCGCATTGGCCGTCGCGATGCCCGCGTTCAGATATATACAGAACCGTCGTCAGCCCTTGCTGGAAAATGCTTTCCATGTCTCGCACAAGACCGCGGTCGACAAATCGTTATTGACCGGCGCCGCCCTGTTCGGCATCGGCTGGGGCATGACCGGCTATTGCCCGGGCCCGGCCGTCGCCAGCCTAGGCTTCGGCAGCTTGGAAGCCTTGGTCATGGTAGTCGCCATTTATGCGGGTTTTTTTACCGAGCGTTATTTCGCCAAGCAATAA
- the thpR gene encoding RNA 2',3'-cyclic phosphodiesterase: protein MKRLFFALWPDEETRHKVVKLNRTIKNDRLRKVKPDNVHITLVFLGSVNAEQERVIREEAGNIVAEPVQIQFDRLTLWRRPGILSLTCTEQPRSLLELVVGLTRIAVGCELDVDKRPYKAHVTLARKARSKPDIEMRPLLWRADRFALVESVSAEDGVHYQVLESWPLIGA, encoded by the coding sequence ATGAAACGATTGTTTTTTGCCTTATGGCCGGACGAGGAAACTCGCCACAAGGTGGTCAAATTGAACCGGACGATAAAAAATGACCGCTTAAGGAAGGTCAAGCCCGACAATGTTCACATTACGTTGGTGTTTCTGGGCAGCGTCAATGCCGAACAGGAAAGAGTCATCAGGGAGGAGGCCGGCAATATCGTTGCCGAACCTGTGCAAATTCAATTCGATCGGCTGACGTTATGGCGCAGGCCCGGCATCTTGTCGCTGACCTGCACGGAACAGCCCCGGTCGTTGCTGGAGCTGGTCGTCGGCTTAACCAGGATCGCCGTCGGCTGTGAACTCGATGTCGATAAAAGGCCTTACAAGGCTCATGTTACGCTGGCGCGCAAGGCGAGATCCAAGCCCGATATCGAGATGCGGCCGCTGCTCTGGCGCGCCGACCGCTTTGCGCTGGTGGAGTCTGTCAGCGCGGAAGACGGCGTGCATTATCAGGTGTTGGAAAGTTGGCCTTTGATCGGAGCATAA
- a CDS encoding M23 family metallopeptidase encodes MIKKTLCLLLLPIAAWAAKLPEQLAVPGGIVKIAVGKRIDKAPKVFYHDNRVLVTQDGEDWLAMVGIPLSADPGQHRITVVHDNHKDAKTFNVANKDYPAQRLTITKKRMVTGFTEEDLKRINADKIAMTKAKAVWSERPIAADFIAPVDGRLSSLFGLKRFFNDIPKRPHNGLDIAAPTGTPILAPAAGKVIDTGNYYFNGNTVFLDHGQGLLSAYLHMNEIKVKPGDWVEQGDELGSVGETGRVTGPHLHWIVYLNKATVDPALFISQDIARLDARNKK; translated from the coding sequence ATGATTAAGAAAACTCTCTGTTTATTGTTGCTTCCCATTGCGGCATGGGCGGCCAAGCTGCCCGAACAACTGGCCGTTCCCGGCGGCATCGTCAAGATTGCCGTCGGCAAACGTATTGACAAGGCGCCCAAGGTTTTTTATCACGATAATCGGGTCCTGGTCACCCAAGATGGCGAAGATTGGCTGGCGATGGTCGGCATTCCCTTGTCGGCCGACCCCGGTCAACACCGCATCACCGTTGTCCACGACAACCATAAAGACGCTAAGACTTTTAACGTCGCCAACAAGGACTACCCGGCCCAACGCCTGACCATCACCAAGAAAAGAATGGTCACCGGCTTTACCGAGGAAGACCTGAAACGCATCAACGCCGATAAAATCGCGATGACCAAGGCCAAGGCGGTGTGGAGCGAACGGCCGATCGCCGCCGATTTCATCGCGCCGGTCGACGGTCGCCTGAGCAGCCTGTTCGGCTTGAAACGTTTCTTCAACGACATTCCCAAGCGCCCGCATAACGGCCTGGATATTGCCGCGCCCACCGGCACGCCGATTCTGGCCCCGGCCGCCGGCAAGGTCATCGATACCGGCAACTATTATTTCAACGGCAATACCGTTTTTCTCGATCACGGCCAAGGGCTGCTCAGCGCCTATCTCCATATGAACGAGATCAAGGTCAAACCCGGCGACTGGGTCGAACAAGGCGATGAACTGGGCAGCGTAGGCGAAACCGGCCGAGTCACCGGCCCGCACCTGCATTGGATCGTCTATCTGAACAAAGCCACAGTGGACCCGGCGTTATTTATATCCCAGGATATTGCCCGCTTGGATGCGCGGAATAAAAAATAA
- a CDS encoding YeeE/YedE family protein yields the protein MENFTPYSALLGGALIGLSAIILLLFNGRIAGISGIMNGVFKSPRDEVSWRSLFLAGLIIGALLFQWIAPGFVSPRAGYPLWLVALGGFLVGIGTRLGGGCTSGHGICGIANLSLRSILATLTFMATGFVTVYLIRHVFTLT from the coding sequence TTGGAAAATTTTACGCCTTATTCCGCGCTGCTGGGCGGAGCGTTAATCGGTCTCAGCGCGATTATCTTATTGCTGTTCAACGGCCGCATTGCCGGCATCAGCGGCATCATGAACGGCGTGTTTAAATCGCCACGCGATGAAGTCAGTTGGCGTTCGTTGTTTTTGGCCGGCTTGATTATCGGCGCCCTGTTATTTCAATGGATCGCCCCTGGTTTTGTCAGCCCTAGAGCAGGCTATCCATTATGGCTGGTGGCCCTCGGCGGCTTTCTGGTCGGCATCGGCACTCGCCTCGGCGGCGGCTGCACCAGCGGCCACGGCATTTGCGGCATCGCCAATCTGTCGCTGCGTTCCATTCTCGCGACGCTGACCTTTATGGCCACCGGCTTCGTCACCGTTTACTTAATCAGACACGTTTTCACACTGACATGA
- a CDS encoding HD-GYP domain-containing protein, producing the protein MPNLFSHIDQLEMLNQKLSLSEKLDNLRNTLLDHFPFIDRIAVVVYDPDTDMLKTLAYSSKDTSPLLHYQAKLHEAHSLLEILRKKRPRVINDLAVFDRGGHEYTQRLSERGYRSSYTHPILHEGQFYGFVFYNSFQKNVFQERVLTELDICSHLIMLLVVNEWSHAQTLTATVRSALSITNQRDPETGGHIARMSHYARIIAVELAETMGFDDQFIENIFLFSPLHDVGKIAIPDQILLKPGKLSEEEFEVMKTHASKGREIIDDLLENYHLSQFHHIDMIRNIAEHHHEAMDGSGYPEGLVADEIPIESRIVAVADIFDALTTQRPYKNAWSNDDAFALLQKLAGIKLDRQCVDALRKNRFSVEEIQRHFKDE; encoded by the coding sequence ATGCCTAATCTATTCAGTCACATCGATCAGCTGGAAATGCTCAACCAAAAACTGTCGTTGTCCGAGAAATTGGATAATCTCAGAAATACGTTGCTGGACCATTTTCCGTTTATAGATAGGATCGCCGTGGTTGTTTACGATCCCGATACCGATATGCTGAAAACGCTGGCTTACAGCAGCAAGGACACCAGTCCCTTGCTTCATTACCAGGCCAAACTGCATGAGGCTCATTCACTGCTCGAGATCTTGCGGAAGAAAAGGCCCAGGGTCATCAACGATCTGGCGGTATTTGATCGAGGCGGGCATGAATATACCCAACGCCTTTCCGAGCGTGGATATCGTTCCAGCTATACCCATCCGATTTTGCATGAAGGCCAATTTTACGGTTTCGTGTTTTACAATTCATTTCAGAAAAATGTATTCCAGGAGCGGGTGCTGACTGAGCTGGATATTTGCAGCCATTTAATCATGCTGCTGGTTGTCAACGAATGGTCTCATGCCCAAACCCTGACCGCGACGGTGCGTTCCGCGCTGAGCATCACCAATCAACGCGATCCGGAAACCGGCGGTCATATTGCCCGGATGTCTCATTACGCGCGCATTATCGCCGTCGAACTGGCCGAAACTATGGGCTTTGATGATCAGTTTATCGAAAATATTTTCTTATTTTCGCCGTTGCACGATGTCGGCAAGATCGCCATTCCCGATCAAATCCTGCTAAAGCCGGGCAAGTTGAGCGAAGAAGAGTTCGAGGTGATGAAAACTCATGCCAGTAAGGGGCGGGAAATCATCGATGATTTATTGGAAAATTACCATCTCAGTCAATTTCACCATATCGATATGATTCGCAATATCGCCGAGCATCACCACGAGGCGATGGATGGCAGCGGTTATCCGGAAGGGTTGGTCGCCGATGAAATTCCTATTGAGTCGCGCATTGTCGCCGTCGCCGATATCTTCGATGCTTTGACCACGCAACGCCCCTATAAGAATGCCTGGAGTAATGATGACGCCTTTGCCTTATTGCAAAAGCTGGCCGGAATCAAGCTCGACCGGCAATGTGTCGATGCCTTGAGGAAGAATCGGTTCAGTGTCGAAGAAATTCAGCGTCACTTTAAGGATGAATAA
- the xseA gene encoding exodeoxyribonuclease VII large subunit: MFNLSSEQAPIFSVTELNRETKRLLNQHFLSIRVEGEISNLSTPSSGHIYFSLKDANAQVRCAMFRMHQRRLAFKPTNGKQVIVTAQVSLYEPRGDYQLIVEAMEEAGAGALRQAFERLKQKLLAEGLFEPSRKQAIPSLPAQIGIITSPTGAAIHDIMTVLKRRFPAIPVVIYPVAVQGDGAKAEIVKALQTANQRQEADVLIVARGGGSLEDLQAFNEESVARAIAASQIPIISGVGHEVDFTISDFVADLRAPTPSAAAEHAAPEQNEWLNSFRAYEARLQQLIQQKLTQHKQALDWLNRSLQQQHPGQQLQRNAQRLDELENRLQRIWRQQLQQCQAQLEAKSQALTRHNPAEKICQQQQKLLYFEERIKRAMQQKLEQLQRRQAGICQTLHAVSPLATLERGYAIVSDRQSGEIIKSSRQLNPGDILETRLGEGRYTSQVKEIEHD, from the coding sequence ATGTTTAACCTTTCCTCCGAGCAGGCCCCCATCTTCAGCGTCACCGAACTGAATCGTGAGACCAAACGTCTGCTGAATCAACACTTTTTATCGATCCGGGTGGAAGGCGAGATATCCAATCTCAGCACACCTTCTTCCGGTCATATTTATTTCTCCTTAAAGGACGCCAATGCCCAGGTGCGGTGCGCGATGTTTCGCATGCATCAGCGTCGCTTGGCTTTCAAACCGACTAACGGCAAACAGGTTATCGTCACCGCCCAAGTCAGTCTCTACGAACCGCGCGGCGATTATCAACTGATTGTCGAAGCGATGGAAGAAGCCGGCGCCGGCGCCCTGCGCCAGGCCTTCGAACGATTAAAGCAGAAATTGTTGGCGGAAGGCTTGTTCGAGCCTTCGCGCAAACAAGCCATACCGTCCTTGCCGGCGCAGATCGGCATCATCACTTCGCCGACCGGAGCCGCGATCCATGACATCATGACGGTGCTGAAACGCCGTTTTCCCGCCATTCCGGTGGTGATTTATCCAGTCGCGGTACAAGGCGACGGCGCCAAAGCGGAAATCGTCAAGGCCCTGCAAACGGCGAATCAACGCCAAGAGGCCGACGTCTTGATCGTCGCCCGCGGTGGCGGCTCACTGGAAGACTTGCAGGCCTTCAACGAAGAAAGCGTCGCCCGCGCCATCGCGGCCAGTCAGATACCGATCATTTCGGGCGTCGGCCATGAAGTGGATTTCACCATCTCCGACTTCGTCGCCGACCTGCGCGCGCCGACGCCATCGGCCGCGGCGGAACATGCTGCGCCCGAACAAAATGAATGGCTGAACAGCTTCCGGGCCTATGAAGCCCGGCTGCAACAACTGATCCAGCAAAAACTGACCCAACACAAACAAGCATTGGACTGGCTCAACCGTTCACTGCAACAACAGCATCCCGGTCAGCAATTACAGCGCAACGCGCAGCGTCTGGACGAGCTGGAAAATCGTTTGCAGCGTATCTGGCGACAGCAATTGCAGCAATGCCAGGCGCAACTCGAAGCCAAAAGCCAGGCCCTGACCCGTCATAATCCGGCGGAAAAGATCTGTCAACAGCAACAAAAATTGTTATATTTCGAAGAACGCATCAAACGCGCCATGCAGCAAAAATTGGAACAGCTGCAACGCAGACAGGCCGGCATCTGCCAAACCCTGCATGCGGTCAGTCCGCTGGCCACGCTGGAACGCGGTTATGCGATAGTCAGCGACCGGCAAAGCGGCGAAATCATCAAATCAAGCCGGCAACTCAATCCGGGCGACATCCTGGAAACCCGTCTGGGTGAAGGCCGCTACACCAGCCAAGTCAAAGAGATAGAACATGATTAA